Proteins encoded in a region of the Homo sapiens chromosome 20, GRCh38.p14 Primary Assembly genome:
- the CSNK2A1 gene encoding casein kinase II subunit alpha isoform a (isoform a is encoded by transcript variant 5) has product MSGPVPSRARVYTDVNTHRPREYWDYESHVVEWGNQDDYQLVRKLGRGKYSEVFEAINITNNEKVVVKILKPVKKKKIKREIKILENLRGGPNIITLADIVKDPVSRTPALVFEHVNNTDFKQLYQTLTDYDIRFYMYEILKALDYCHSMGIMHRDVKPHNVMIDHEHRKLRLIDWGLAEFYHPGQEYNVRVASRYFKGPELLVDYQMYDYSLDMWSLGCMLASMIFRKEPFFHGHDNYDQLVRIAKVLGTEDLYDYIDKYNIELDPRFNDILGRHSRKRWERFVHSENQHLVSPEALDFLDKLLRYDHQSRLTAREAMEHPYFYTVVKDQARMGSSSMPGGSTPVSSANMMSGISSVPTPSPLGPLAGSPVIAAANPLGMPVPAAAGAQQ; this is encoded by the exons ATGTCGGGACCCGTGCCAAGCAGGGCCAGAGTTTACACAGATGTTAATACACACAGACCTCGAGAATACTGGGATTACGAGTCACATGTGGTGGAATGGGG AAATCAAGATGACTACCAGCTGGTTCGAAAATTAGGCCGAGGTAAATACAGTGAAGTATTTGAAGCCATCAACAtcacaaataatgaaaaagttgtTGTTAAAATTCTCAAG ccagtaaaaaagaagaaaattaagcgTGAAATAAAGATTTTGGAGAATTTGAGAGGAGGTCCCAACATCATCACACTGGCAGACATTGTAAAAGACCCTGTG TCACGAACCCCCGCCTTGGTTTTTGAACACGTAAACAACACAGACTTCAAG CAATTGTACCAGACGTTAACAGACTATGATATTCGATTTTACATGTATGAGATTCTGAAG GCCCTGGATTATTGTCACAGCATGGGAATTATGCACAGAGATGTCAAGCCCCATAATGTCATGATTGATCATGAGCACAGAAAG CTACGACTAATAGACTGGGGTTTGGCTGAGTTTTATCATCCTGGCCAAGAATATAATGTCCGAGTTGCTTCCCGATACTTCAAAGGTCCTGAGCTACTTGTAGACTATCAG ATGTACGattatagtttggatatgtgGAGTTTGGGTTGTATGCTGGCAAGTATGATCTTTCGGAAGGAGCCATTTTTCCATGGACATGACAATTATGATCAG TTGGTGAGGATAGCCAAGGTTCTGGGGACAGAAGATTTATATGACTATATTGACAAATACAACATTGAATTAGATCCACGTTTCAATGATATCTTGGGCAG ACACTCTCGAAAGCGATGGGAACGCTTTGTCCACAGTGAAAATCAGCACCTTGTCAGCCCTGAGGCCTTGGATTTCCTGGACAAACTGCTGCGATATGACCACCAGTCACGGCTTACTGCAAGAGAGGCAATGGAGCACCCCTATTTCT ACACTGTTGTGAAGGACCAGGCTCGAATGGGTTCATCTAGCATGCCAGGGGGCAGTACGCCCGTCAGCAGCGCCAATATGATGTCAG GGATTTCTTCAGTGCCAACCCCTTCACCCCTTGGACCTCTGGCAGGCTCACCAGTGATTGCTGCTGCCAACCCCCTTGGGATGCCTGTTCCAGCTGCCGCTGGCGCTCAGCAGTAA
- the CSNK2A1 gene encoding casein kinase II subunit alpha isoform b (isoform b is encoded by transcript variant 3) has protein sequence MYEILKALDYCHSMGIMHRDVKPHNVMIDHEHRKLRLIDWGLAEFYHPGQEYNVRVASRYFKGPELLVDYQMYDYSLDMWSLGCMLASMIFRKEPFFHGHDNYDQLVRIAKVLGTEDLYDYIDKYNIELDPRFNDILGRHSRKRWERFVHSENQHLVSPEALDFLDKLLRYDHQSRLTAREAMEHPYFYTVVKDQARMGSSSMPGGSTPVSSANMMSGISSVPTPSPLGPLAGSPVIAAANPLGMPVPAAAGAQQ, from the exons ATGTATGAGATTCTGAAG GCCCTGGATTATTGTCACAGCATGGGAATTATGCACAGAGATGTCAAGCCCCATAATGTCATGATTGATCATGAGCACAGAAAG CTACGACTAATAGACTGGGGTTTGGCTGAGTTTTATCATCCTGGCCAAGAATATAATGTCCGAGTTGCTTCCCGATACTTCAAAGGTCCTGAGCTACTTGTAGACTATCAG ATGTACGattatagtttggatatgtgGAGTTTGGGTTGTATGCTGGCAAGTATGATCTTTCGGAAGGAGCCATTTTTCCATGGACATGACAATTATGATCAG TTGGTGAGGATAGCCAAGGTTCTGGGGACAGAAGATTTATATGACTATATTGACAAATACAACATTGAATTAGATCCACGTTTCAATGATATCTTGGGCAG ACACTCTCGAAAGCGATGGGAACGCTTTGTCCACAGTGAAAATCAGCACCTTGTCAGCCCTGAGGCCTTGGATTTCCTGGACAAACTGCTGCGATATGACCACCAGTCACGGCTTACTGCAAGAGAGGCAATGGAGCACCCCTATTTCT ACACTGTTGTGAAGGACCAGGCTCGAATGGGTTCATCTAGCATGCCAGGGGGCAGTACGCCCGTCAGCAGCGCCAATATGATGTCAG GGATTTCTTCAGTGCCAACCCCTTCACCCCTTGGACCTCTGGCAGGCTCACCAGTGATTGCTGCTGCCAACCCCCTTGGGATGCCTGTTCCAGCTGCCGCTGGCGCTCAGCAGTAA